The Archocentrus centrarchus isolate MPI-CPG fArcCen1 chromosome 7, fArcCen1, whole genome shotgun sequence genome window below encodes:
- the tac3a gene encoding tachykinin-3a, producing the protein MRRGLLLVTLFLIMEFRYSRCRCDEPGSRRPTSDQTTGLDNFKRNILKRYSDLDYDSFVGLMGRRSAEANAEQPPQKREMDDIFVGLMGRRNSESDNVPWRRVYPERRGIFFNKCRLRLLQGL; encoded by the exons ATGAGAAGAGGTTTGCTACTGGTGACTTTGTTCCTCATTATGGAATTTCGGTACAGCCGGTGCAGATGCGACGAGCCCGGATCGCGCAGACCAACTTCAGAT CAGACCACAGGCTTAGATAACTTCAAGCGAAACATTCTGAAGAGGTACAGCGACTTGGATTATGACAGCTTTGTGGGACTGATGGGCAGAAGAAGTGCAG AGGCCAACGCTGAACAACCACCTCAAAAAA ggGAGATGGATGACATTTTTGTTGGACTTATGGGACGGAGAAACTCAGAGTCTG ATAATGTTCCCTGGAGGAGAGTGTATCCAGAGAGGAGAGGAATTTTTTTCAACAAGTGTAGGCTGAG GTTACTTCAGGGACTGTAG